In the genome of Gemmatimonadota bacterium, one region contains:
- a CDS encoding GNAT family N-acetyltransferase has protein sequence MPNAVVVRSFEPADAVAVSSLIAATMRTSNAGDYPADRLEALIAYFTPGKLRLLAQERDCLVAVCGGEVMATAAREGNELATFFVHPEWQRRGVGTRLLEQLERNARKSGVGELRVDASITGACFYERHGYQRTGASLAGTAGPQITLTKRITEPLANER, from the coding sequence ATGCCCAATGCTGTCGTCGTGAGAAGCTTCGAGCCGGCCGACGCCGTCGCCGTATCATCGTTGATTGCCGCGACGATGCGTACGTCTAACGCCGGCGATTACCCGGCCGATCGCCTCGAGGCGCTGATCGCGTACTTCACACCAGGCAAGCTGCGGCTGTTAGCGCAGGAACGCGATTGTCTGGTCGCCGTCTGCGGAGGCGAGGTCATGGCGACGGCGGCGCGCGAGGGGAACGAGCTTGCGACCTTCTTCGTGCATCCGGAGTGGCAGCGCCGCGGCGTCGGCACGCGCTTACTGGAGCAGCTCGAACGAAACGCGCGAAAGTCCGGGGTCGGCGAGTTGCGCGTCGATGCGAGTATCACCGGGGCTTGCTTCTATGAGCGGCATGGGTATCAGCGGACGGGCGCGTCGCTCGCGGGCACGGCGGGCCCGCAAATTACGCTGACGAAACGCATCACGGAGCCGTTGGCTAACGAACGCTGA